The window CAATACTTAAAAGTGAATCATCAATTTGAAGCAATATGAAATTGAGTTATTTTTAACATCAAATAAAATAATGCAAAAATTGAAATTGTATTCGCTCTTTTGATATTTGCATTTTTACTTTTTTAAGATTCAATGACACTAAAAACTATATGCATTATGAAAAACATTTTTTTCTCACTCATCATTTCGTTTTTATTTTTTCACTTTTCTTTTTCTCAAATGAAGCCACCCAAAGAAACTGCCTTCGACAGATTTCTTCGTTACGTAAAAATTGATACGCAATCGAAGGAAGACCAGGACACGGTTCCCAGCACACAAAAGCAATTCAATCTCGCGCGATTACTTGCAAAAGAGTTGAAAGAACTCGGCGCGCACAATGTTCGAGTGAGCGATAATTGTTATGTGTACGCAACAATTCCCGGAAATCTTACCGATAATTCCAAAGTTCCGGCGATTGGTTTGATTTCGCATATGGATACTTCGCCGGCAGTGAGCGGAGAAAATGTAAATCCGATTATTCACAAAAACTACGACGGCAAAAGCGACATCATTCTTCCGAATGATAAATCGCTTGTCATTACAGTCGAGAAAAATCCTTATTTAAAAGAATTGAAAGGCGATGATATTATTACTGCCGATGGAACAACGCTGCTTGGCTCCGATGATAAATCCGGTTGCGCAGAAATAATGACACTCGTTGATATTCTTATGCAAAACCCGCACATCAAACACGGAACAATTCAAATCGGATTTACTCCCGATGAAGAAGTTGGCAACGGCGCAAGTAAATTTGATGTGGAAGGATTCGGCGCAAAATTTGCTTACACCGTTGATGGTGAAGAACTCGGAGAAATTTCTGATGAAACGTGGAGCGCTCGTCAAGCAACCGTTACGTTTCAAGGAAAGTCAACGCATCCCGGAACAGCGAAAGGAATTATGATAAACTCGATGTATGCGTTCTCCGATTTTGTTGCCCGATTTCCGAAAGATATGTTGCCGGAAACAACAGAGAAGCGCGTTGGTTTTGTTCATCCGTACGGCGGCGTTGCAGATATTGAACAATCGAGTATGAAAGTGTTGTTGCGCGATTTT of the Ignavibacteria bacterium genome contains:
- the pepT gene encoding peptidase T; translation: MKPPKETAFDRFLRYVKIDTQSKEDQDTVPSTQKQFNLARLLAKELKELGAHNVRVSDNCYVYATIPGNLTDNSKVPAIGLISHMDTSPAVSGENVNPIIHKNYDGKSDIILPNDKSLVITVEKNPYLKELKGDDIITADGTTLLGSDDKSGCAEIMTLVDILMQNPHIKHGTIQIGFTPDEEVGNGASKFDVEGFGAKFAYTVDGEELGEISDETWSARQATVTFQGKSTHPGTAKGIMINSMYAFSDFVARFPKDMLPETTEKRVGFVHPYGGVADIEQSSMKVLLRDFDMSGLDKKEKMLNDMVKETQAKFPDVKISMTVKEQYKNMKEVLKDFPELTENAMEASRRAGLNPHLRPIRGGTDGSRLTYMGLPCPNLFTGGQNFHGKLEFNSKKGLEKTVEMLVHLVQVFAEKAK